A genomic stretch from Desulfurococcaceae archaeon MEX13E-LK6-19 includes:
- a CDS encoding adenosylhomocysteinase, whose protein sequence is MGYKVKDMSLAKQGALKIEWAEKHMPVLMLYRRKYSSSKPFEGLRIGAVLHVTKETAVLVKALRDAGAEVYLAGSNPLSTQDDVAAALVEYGINVYAWRGQSSEDYYWCIKQVVEAKPDIVLDDGADLHAILHKDYVDIASRIIGGTEETTTGVIRLKALERDGLLKYPVIAVNNAYTKYLFDNRYGTGQSTFDGILRATNILVAGKVVVVAGYGWVGKGIAMRAKGLGARRVIVTEVDPIRALEAVFDGFEVMPMKEAAKVGDIFITATGNKAVIRKEHIEVMKDGAILANAGHFNVEIWIPDLEALSVSKRRIRENVDEYTLRDGRKIYLLAEGRLVNLVAAEGHPSEVMDMSFANQFMAVKYLYDNRGKLPPKVMNPPLEIDQTIARHKLETMGIKIDELTEEQKQYLRSWQLGT, encoded by the coding sequence ATGGGATACAAAGTTAAGGACATGAGTTTAGCAAAACAGGGCGCCCTAAAGATCGAGTGGGCAGAAAAGCATATGCCCGTCCTCATGCTCTACAGGAGGAAGTATAGTAGTAGCAAACCCTTTGAGGGACTGAGGATAGGAGCAGTTCTCCACGTAACTAAGGAAACAGCTGTTCTCGTGAAAGCTCTCCGTGATGCTGGTGCAGAGGTTTATCTAGCTGGAAGCAATCCCTTGTCTACCCAAGATGATGTTGCTGCAGCTCTAGTAGAGTATGGTATAAACGTTTATGCGTGGCGTGGACAAAGTAGTGAAGACTACTACTGGTGTATTAAACAAGTCGTTGAAGCTAAGCCTGACATTGTTTTAGACGATGGAGCAGATCTTCATGCAATACTCCATAAAGACTATGTTGATATAGCTTCACGTATAATCGGCGGCACCGAGGAGACAACAACCGGTGTTATTAGGCTTAAAGCTCTTGAGAGAGATGGTCTTCTAAAGTATCCCGTCATTGCTGTTAATAACGCGTATACAAAGTACCTGTTTGACAACAGGTATGGTACTGGGCAGAGCACGTTTGATGGTATTTTGAGGGCTACAAACATCCTTGTAGCTGGCAAGGTCGTGGTTGTTGCTGGGTATGGATGGGTAGGAAAAGGTATTGCGATGCGTGCTAAAGGTCTTGGCGCCAGGAGGGTTATAGTGACGGAAGTTGATCCGATAAGGGCTCTTGAAGCAGTGTTCGATGGCTTCGAGGTTATGCCGATGAAGGAGGCGGCCAAAGTTGGCGACATATTTATTACTGCAACAGGCAACAAAGCGGTCATCCGGAAGGAACACATAGAAGTAATGAAGGATGGAGCCATCCTAGCCAATGCAGGACACTTCAATGTCGAGATATGGATCCCTGATCTCGAGGCGTTATCGGTATCCAAGAGGAGGATAAGAGAAAATGTTGACGAGTACACTCTACGTGATGGAAGGAAGATATACCTTCTAGCAGAAGGAAGACTAGTTAATCTTGTTGCGGCTGAGGGTCATCCCAGTGAAGTAATGGATATGAGTTTCGCTAACCAGTTCATGGCGGTTAAGTACCTGTATGATAATAGAGGGAAGCTTCCACCCAAAGTAATGAACCCACCACTAGAAATAGACCAGACTATAGCAAGGCATAAACTCGAGACAATGGGTATTAAAATAGATGAACTTACCGAAGAACAGAAACAATATCTACGCTCATGGCAGCTGGGTACATGA